The following coding sequences lie in one Takifugu rubripes chromosome 8, fTakRub1.2, whole genome shotgun sequence genomic window:
- the rela gene encoding LOW QUALITY PROTEIN: transcription factor p65 (The sequence of the model RefSeq protein was modified relative to this genomic sequence to represent the inferred CDS: deleted 1 base in 1 codon), with the protein MEGGYGWSRSSLGTASPFIEIIEQPKQRGMRFRYKCEGRSAGSIPGEKSNDTTKTHPAIKVHNYSGPLRVRISLVTKNAPHKPHPHELVGKDCKHGYYEADLQERRIHSFPNLGIQCVKKKDVTEAITCRLQTNNNPFNIPEPKVWEEEFDLNSVRLCFQASFTQPTGERIQLTPVVSQPIYDNRAPNTAELKICRVNRNSGSCKGGDEIFLLCDKVQKEDIEVRFFQDSWEGKGTFSQADVHRQVAIVFRTPPYRDANISEPIRVKMQLRRPSDREVSEPVDFQYLPADPDEYRLSEKRKRTGDVFHGLKLGPLLSTVTIPHDRRHISPRRTVTAKPPATVPAQTAPPIAGAAKPQPSYSFSQQMQGFSVHPKPDSSPSATATHQAWRIMESLNLGPQPKAAAVSSFPVTQAPSSSAASSSSVTTPAINQEFSTVNQSDLDEFFPNISAGVSQEPSSSQGGVASSQLGGSFSLQPFRVDPTLMDDNMSDFPSFEHQGQNTLASLNIDDFVDFLNPGLMTECGNGASMACHPPAPPSSSSAAQNSTAADAANMPGSTWMTYPHPIANLLQNEAMMDVATNANHQPAVLDDYDVLTSADEDRLISILTVEPRPALCRDIPPKDLLQLLLAALKTGQASPVKMICKRLNVAPQKRPHSSPDASVPFVPYEREPPGASAAGQR; encoded by the exons ATGGAGG GCGGGTATGGATGGAGCCGGAGCTCGCTCGGCACAG CGAGTCCCTTCATAGAGATCATCGAGCAGCCCAAGCAGAGGGGGATGAGGTTCAGGTACAAGTGCGAGGGCCGTTCAGCTGGGAGCATTCCTGGAGAGAAGAGCAACGACACCACTAAAACACACCCAGCCATCAAG GTGCACAATTACAGCGGTCCCCTGCGTGTTCGCATTTCACTGGTGACCAAGAACGCACCCCACAAGCCTCACCCACACGAACTGGTTGGGAAGGACTGCAAACATGGATACTACGAGGCCGACCTGCAGGAGAGAAGAatacacag CTTTCCAAATCTGGGCATTCAGTGTGTGAAGAAGAAGGATGTAACCGAAGCCAtcacctgcaggctgcagaccAACAACAACCCCTTCAACA TTCCAGAGCCGAAGGTGTGGGAAGAGGAGTTTGACCTGAATTCTGTGCGGCTCTGCTTCCAGGCCTCCTTCACTCAGCCGACAGGCGAGCGAATCCAGCTGACGCCTGTGGTGTCCCAGCCCATTTATGACAACA GAGCCCCAAACACAGCTGAGCTGAAGATCTGCAGAGTCAATCGCAACTCCGGAAGCTgtaaaggaggagatgagaTCTTTCTGCTGTGTGACAAAGTTCAGAAAG AGGACATTGAAGTCCGCTTCTTCCAGGACTCGTGGGAGGGGAAGGGCACCTTCTCCCAGGCGGACGTGCACAGACAGGTGGCCATCGTGTTCCGCACGCCGCCGTACCGCGACGCCAACATCTCTGAGCCCATCAGGGTGAAGATGCAGCTCCGGCGGCCGTCGGACCGCGAGGTCAGCGAGCCGGTGGACTTCCAGTACCTGCCGGCGGACCCAG ACGAGTACAGACTGagtgagaagaggaagaggacgggagACGTGTTCCACGGCCTGAAGCTGGGGCCGCTCTTATCAACCG TGACCATTCCGCACGACCGACGGCACATAAGTCCGAGGAGGACGGTGACGGCCAAGCCTCCCGCCACGGTCCCCGCGCAGACTG CGCCTCCTATTGCCGGAGCAGCAAAGCCGCAGCCTTCGTACTCCTTCAGCCAGCAGATGCAGGGCTTCTCGGTGCATCCTAAGCCCGACTCCTCCCCCTCCGCGACGGCCACACACCAAGCGTGGAGAATCATGGAGAGCCTTAACCTGGGCCCCCAAcctaaagctgctgcagtgtccAGCTTCCCAGTGACCCAGGCTCCCAGCTCCTCggctgcctcttcctcctccgtcacCACCCCCGCCATCAACCAGGAATTCTCCACCGTCAACCAGTCCGACCTTGACGAGTTCTTCCCCAACATATCGGCCGGTGTCTCCCAGGAGCCATCATCTTCTCAAGGGGGCGTGGCGTCCTCACAACTGGGCGGCTCCTTCAGCCTGCAGCCCTTCCGCGTGGACCCCACTCTCATGGACGACAACATGTCGGATTTTCCCAGCTTCGAACACCAGGGTCAGAACACTCTGGCCAGTCTAAACATCGATGACTTCGTGGACTTCCTGAACCCCGGGCTGATGACGGAATGTGGAAACGGCGCCTCGATGGCGTGCCATCCGCccgctcctcccagctcctcctccgcgGCCCAAAACAGCACTGCAGCCGACGCCGCCAACATGCCCGGAAGCACTTGGATGACCTACCCACACCCCATCGCCAACCTGCTCCAAAACGAGGCCATGATGGACGTTGCGACCAATGCCAACCACCAGCCCGCGGTGCTGGACGATTACGACGTGCTGACGTCTGCCGACGAGGACCGCCTCATTTCCATTTTG ACAGTGGAACCCAGGCCCGCTTTGTGTCGGGACATCCCACCTAAagatctcctccagctgctgctcgcGGCCCTAAAGACGGGACAAGCGTCGCCTGTGAAGATGATCTGCAAGAGACTGAATGTAGCGCCCCAGAAACGTCCCCACAGCAGCCCAGACGCCAGCGTTCCCTTTGTCCCCTACGAACGGGAACCGCCGGGCGCTTCAGCCGCAGGTCAGCGCTGA
- the c8h11orf68 gene encoding UPF0696 protein C11orf68 homolog — protein MEEEEAAQEWDPPFTSEIHAAEALAADMDPWIVFNSRKTPRSEFDAWLENNRPSRVHRYGSEEGVGNVGWISVRGTNFCLSSGDVKGLQESWEKHLDSGRPVTFQAVRELALNHGVLSGKWLMHLEPGFKLDHAWESVARAALDGKINSAKVSTYDPSGSARQVICVYNQNFTDESEVVRLDSIIRATGVKCPLNYKPDVYTYLGIYRNNCWKLCPTIYESKFDLECVPRRSHIVNKVTNLEVT, from the coding sequence atggaggaagaagaggccgCTCAGGAGTGGGATCCCCCGTTCACCTCAGAGATCCATGCAGCCGAAGCCCTGGCAGCAGACATGGACCCCTGGATTGTGTTCAACTCTAGAAAAACCCCCCGGTCCGAATTTGATGCCTGGCTGGAAAACAACAGGCCTTCGCGTGTGCACAGATATGGCAGCGAGGAAGGGGTCGGTAACGTGGGCTGGATTTCTGTGCGCGGCACGAACTTCTGTCTCAGCAGTGGGGACGTGAAAGGTCTGCAGGAGAGCTGGGAGAAACATTTGGACAGTGGTCGTCCCGTTACCTTCCAGGCGGTGCGAGAACTGGCTCTGAACCACGGCGTACTGTCAGGCAAGTGGCTGATGCACTTGGAACCTGGGTTCAAATTGGACCACGCTTGGGAGAGCGTGGCCAGAGCAGCCCTCGATGGTAAAATTAACTCCGCAAAGGTCAGTACCTATGACCCCAGCGGAAGTGCCAGGCAGGTCATTTGTGTCTACAATCAGAACTTCACGGATGAGAGCGAGGTCGTCAGGCTGGACTCCATCATCCGCGCCACAGGGGTGAAATGTCCTCTCAACTACAAGCCGGACGTGTACACCTACCTGGGCATCTACAGGAACAACTGCTGGAAACTCTGTCCCACCATATACGAGAGCAAATTTGACCTGGAGTGTGTCCCCAGACGTTCCCACATCGTCAACAAAGTCACCAATCTGGAAGTGACATAG